From a single Bufo bufo chromosome 9, aBufBuf1.1, whole genome shotgun sequence genomic region:
- the EOGT gene encoding EGF domain-specific O-linked N-acetylglucosamine transferase gives MNGPVLGLLLHVIGLAAQSPVVSAEQNVSSPSYDFQKINLPAGHLPYFLHNNPYVARSCGQDPHCPFRDHLTQRDSCWGYEKSCRREHRFGYPLCDAVDSGWAKNLEGAQEVFWRQADFGYVMERLAEAEVLCRPREQGDSLLACSSHLQHCRATNLYLDLRNPRRSQDRFKEDFIQEGEIGGHCELDSQKLLSQGDRKSPLQSWFAELRTYGSLTFRPIEDGHCDVIVEKPTYIMKLDAGVNMYHHFCDFVNLYITQHINNSFNTDVHIVMWDTSFYGYGDLFSETWKAFTDYEVTHLKAHDHKRVCFRDAVFALLPRMRYGLFYNTPLISNCRGTGLFRAFSQHVLFRLNISQEILKEEKIRVTILIRSTEFRKILNLDELVLALKAVPLFQVTVVDYKYRSLGFLEQLKITHNSDIFIGMHGAGLTHLLFLPDWAVIFELYNCEDERCYLDLARLRGVHYITWEKADKVYPQDKGHHPTLGEHPKFTNYAFDVEEFVRLVSSAAEHVSRHPEWPLRRRHDEL, from the exons ATGAACGGCCCAGTCCTCGGATTATTACTACACGTAATCGGCCTCGCAGCTCAAAGTCCAGTTGTCTCTGCAGAACAGAACGTCTCCTCCCCGTCTTATGACTTCCAGAAGATCAATCTACCGGCCGGGCACCTGCCCTACTTCCTGCACAACAATCCGTATGTGGCCAGATCCTGCGGTCAGGACCCCCACTGCCCTTTTAGG GATCACCTGACGCAACGAGATTCCTGCTGGGGCTATGAGAAGTCGTGCAGGAGGGAGCACAGGTTCGGCTATCCGCTCTGCGATGCGGTGGACTCTGGTTG GGCAAAGAACTTGGAGGGCGCCCAAGAAGTATTCTGGAGACAGGCAGACTTTGGTTATGTTATGGAGCGGCTGGCTGAAGCAGAAGTCCTCTGCCGTCCACGTGAGCAG GGAGACTCTCTCTTGGCCTGCTCCAGCCACCTCCAGCACTGCAGAGCCACCAACTTGTACCTGGACTTAAGAAATCCGAGAAGATCACAAGACAG ATTTAAAGAAGACTTTATACAAGAAGGTGAGATCGGAGGCCATTGTGAGCTCGACTCGCAGAAGCTGCTTTCTCAAGGTGATCGCAAGAGCCCCCTCCAGTCTTG GTTTGCGGAGTTGCGGACGTACGGCTCCCTAACATTCAGACCTATAGAAGATGGACACTGTGACGTCATTGTTGAGAAGCCTACGTACATCATGAAGTTAGATGCCG GTGTGAATATGTATCatcatttctgtgattttgtgaaTCTCTATATTACGCAACATATTAATAACTCCTTCAACACAGATGTCCATATTGTCATGTGGGATACA AGTTTCTACGGCTATGGTGATTTGTTTAGCGAGACGTGGAAGGCATTCACAGACTACGAAGTTACCCACTTGAAAGCACACGACCATAAGCGG GTCTGCTTCAGGGATGCTGTGTTTGCTCTCCTGCCCAGAATGAGATACGGGTTATTTTACAACACGCCGCTG atCTCAAATTGCCGCGGCACCGGATTATTCAGAGCGTTTTCACAACACGTGCTTTTCCGGCTGAATATTTCCCAAGAAATTTTAAAG GAGGAGAAGATTCGAGTCACCATCCTTATACGCAGCACTGAGTTTCGGAAAATACTGAACTTGGACGAG CTGGTCCTCGCCTTGAAGGCCGTCCCGCTCTTCCAAGTCACCGTGGTGGATTACAAATATAG ATCTCTTGGATTCCTCGAACAGCTGAAAATCACACATAACTCTGACATATTTATTGGCATGCACGGGGCCGGACTGACGCATTTACTCTTTTTACCGGACTGGGCAGTTATATTCGAACT GTATAACTGTGAAGATGAGAGGTGCTACTTAGACTTGGCCAGACTTCGAGGAGTTCACTACATCACATGGGAGAAAGCGGACAAGGTTTATCCTCAGGACAAG GGACATCACCCGACTTTGGGAGAACACCCGAAATTTACCAATTACGCCTTCGATGTTGAGGAGTTTGTACggctggtcagctcggcagcggaGCACGTGTCTCGTCATCCGGAGTGGCCGCTTCGAAGACGTCATGACGAACTGTAA